Proteins encoded in a region of the Tripterygium wilfordii isolate XIE 37 chromosome 21, ASM1340144v1, whole genome shotgun sequence genome:
- the LOC119989042 gene encoding regulator of nonsense transcripts UPF2-like isoform X3 has translation MEDLRGVNLSKFVSEAVTAVCDAKLKTSDIQAAVQVCSMLHQRYKDFSPCLIQGLLKVFIPGKSGDDLDSDRNMKAMKKRSTLKLLLELYFVGIVEDCGVFVNIIKDLTSIELLKDRETTQTNLTLLASFARQGRIFLGLPISGQEGYEEFFKGLNITADQKRIFRKAFQMYYDSAVELLQSEHASLRQMEHENSKILNAKGDLSDENASSYEKLRKSYDHLYHNISSLAEALDVQPPVMPDDGHTTRVTTGEDASSPAAGKDSPVLEAVWDDDDTRAFYECLPDLRAFVPAVLLGEVEPKVTEQSMKPQEQLAELAPEPEEPLVVVGTAETPSDSAALQEGKSLDKGKNKENGEKNADKEKGKEKDADRKGESEKEKLKVIEGTNLDVLLQRLPGCVSRDLIDQLTVDFCYLNSKSNRKKLVRALFNVPRTSLELLPYYSRMVATLSTCMKDVSSMLLQMLEEEFNFLINKKDQMNIETKIRNIRFIGELSKFRIASTALVFSCLKACLDDFTHHNIDVACNLLETCGRFLYRSPETTIRMANMLEILMRLKNVKNLDPRHSTLVENSYYLCKPPERSARVSKVRPPLHQYIRKLLFLDLDKSSIEHVLRQLRKLPWSECGSYLLKCFMKVHKGKYGQIHLIASLTAGLSHYHDEFAVAVVDEVLEEIRNGLELNDYGTQQRRLAHMRFLGELYNYEHVDSSVIFDTLHLILVFGHDATEKDVLDPPEDCFRIRMVITLLETCGHYFDRGSSKRKLDRFLVHFQKYVLSKGALPLDVEFDLQDLFAELRPNMARYSSVEEVGAAIVELEELGCTSLTERVNSDTEKPSSRSTSDAISISTRGITNGNEANGGVHEDIGDTETDSGSDTIDQDGHDEGELEEENHDGGSDSEEDDDDGGGPASGEDDEVCVRQKVSEPDPEEVASFEQELRAVVQESMEQRKLELRGRPALNMVIPINVFEGSTKDHLGKGVVGESGDEALDEEAGGSKEVQVKVLVKRGSKQQTKHMYIPRDSSLVQSTKQKEAAELEEKQDIKRLVLEYNDREEEENNGMGTQTVNRMPSGSGRVGIRGTLWEATGGRITGSRQRYHHHSGSGSYHGRRK, from the exons ATGGAGGATCTACGAGGTGTCAACTTAAGCAAATTTGTCAGTGAAGCTGTTACAGCTGTTTGTGATGCAAAACTTAAAACTTCAGACATACAAGCAGCAGTGCAG GTCTGTTCTATGCTTCATCAAAGGTACAAAGATTTCTCACCATGCCTAATTCAAGGGCTTCTAAAAGTTTTCATACCTGGAAAATCTGGGGATGACTTGGATTCAGACAGAAACATGAAAGCCATGAAGAAGCGCAGCACCCTAAAACTTCTTTTGGAACTTTACTTTGTTGGGATTGTTGAGGACTGTGGAGTATTTGTCAATATTATTAAAGATCTTACCAGTATAGAACTCTTAAAGGATCGGGAAACTACTCAAACCAATCTGACGCtccttgctagttttgctcgACAAGGGAGGATTTTTCTAGGACTTCCAATCTCTGGACAGGAAGGTTATGAAGAG TTTTTCAAGGGCCTTAACATCACAGCAGATCAGAAGAGAATCTTTCGGAAGGCATTTCAAATGTATTATGATTCTGCTGTGGAGCTTCTTCAGTCTGAACATGCT TCACTTCGCCAAATGGAGCAtgaaaattcaaagattttaaaTGCCAAGGGGGACCTTAGTGATGAAAATGCCTCTTCATATGAAAAGCTGAGAAAATCTTATGACCATCTTTATCATAACATTTCATC CTTAGCAGAAGCACTGGACGTGCAACCTCCAGTGATGCCAGATGATGGTCACACTACTAGGGTTACTACTGGAGAGGATGCTTCGTCACCTGCTGCTGGGAAAGATTCTCCTGTTCTTGAAGCTGTGTGGGATGATGACGATACTAGGGCTTTCTATGAATGCCTTCCTGATCTCAG AGCTTTTGTTCCTGCTGTTTTGTTGGGAGAAGTGGAGCCCAAAGTTACTGAGCAGTCCATGAAGCCACAAGAGCAGCTGGCT gAACTGGCACCTGAACCAGAGGAACCTCTGGTAGTAGTGGGTACTGCAGAGACTCCGTCGGACTCTGCTGCTTTGCAGGAGGGTAAAAGCTTAGACAAAGGAAAGAATAAGGAAAATGGAGAGAAAAATGCAGACAAAGAGAAAGGCAAGGAAAAAGATGCAGACAGGAAAGGAGAAAGTGAAAAGGAGAAGCTCAAAGTCATAGAAGGAACAAATTTGGACGTGCTACTGCAGAGACTCCCGGGTTGTGTTAGCCGTGACCTAATCGATCAATTGACA GTAGACTTTTGTTACTTAAATTCGAAGTCAAATCGTAAAAAACTTGTGAGGGCATTGTTTAATGTTCCCAGGACATCTCTGGAATTACTGCCATACTACTCACGGATGGTTGCCACATTGTCAACTTGTATGAAGGATGTTTCTTCCATGCTCTTACAGATGTTGGAAGAGGAGTTTAACTtcttaataaataaaaag GATCAAATGAATATCGAAACAAAGATTAGGAACATCAGGTTTATTGGGGAACTCAGCAAGTTCAGAATTGCATCAACAGCCCTTGTTTTCAGTTGTTTGAAG GCTTGTTTGGATGATTTCACACATCATAACATTGATGTTGCTTGTAATCTACTCGAGACTTGTGGCCGTTTTCTTTATCGTTCTCCTGAAACTACAATACGCATGGCTAATATGCTAGAGATATTAATGCGcttaaaaaatgtcaaaaacctGGATCCTCGGCATAGTACCCTTGTAGAAAATTCCTACTACCTCTGCAAACCGCCTGAAAGATCTGCACGAGTTTCCAAAGTCCGCCCTCCATTGCATCAG TATATCAGAAAATTGCTGTTCTTGGATCTAGACAAGTCTTCTATTGAGCATGTGCTGAGACAACTTCGTAAATTACCCTGGAGTGAATGTGGGTCATACCTTTTAAAATGCTTTATGAAGGTTCACAAAGGCAAGTATGGTCAAATTCATTTGATTGCATCTCTCACTGCTGGTTTGAGCCACTATCATGACGAGTTTGCAGTAGCAGTGGTTGACGAG GTTTTGGAAGAGATTAGAAATGGACTGGAATTGAATGATTATGGGACGCAGCAGAGGAGACTTGCTCATATGCGATTTTTGGGGGAGCTATACAACTATGAGCATGTGGATTCATCAGTTATTTTTGATACGCTTCACTTGATTCTCGTCTTTGGTCATGACGCCACTGAG AAAGACGTACTGGATCCACCTGAAGATTGTTTCCGCATCAGGATGGTGATCACACTCCTTGAGACATGTGGGCATTACTTTGACCGAGGCTCTTCGAAGAGGAAACTTGATCGGTTCTTAGTACATTTTCAGAAATATGTTCTAAGCAAAGGAGCATTACCGCTAGATGTTGAATTTGACTTGCAG GACTTGTTTGCGGAGCTACGGCCTAACATGGCTCGATACTCGTCTGTTGAAGAAGTTGGTGCTGCTATTGTAGAACTTGAGGAGCTTGGGTGCACATCCTTGACTGAAAGGGTCAACAGTGACACTGAAAAACCTTCAAGCAGGAGTACTAGTGATGCTATCTCCATAAGTACAAGGGGCATTACGAATGGTAATGAGGCAAATGGTGGAGTGCATGAAGATATTGGTGACACAGAGACTGATTCGGGGAGTGACACCATTGACCAGGATGGGCATGACGAAGGAGAATTGGAGGAAGAGAATCATGATGGTGGAAGTGACTCggaggaagatgatgatgatggaggTGGACCTGCTTCCGGTGAGGACGATGAAGTCTGTGTCAGACAGAAGGTTTCAGAGCCAGACCCTGAGGAGGTGGCTAGTTTCGAACAGGAGCTGAGGGCTGTAGTGCAG GAAAGCATGGAACAACGTAAACTAGAGCTCCGGGGCCGACCGGCATTAAATATGGTGATACCAATAAACGTATTTGAGGGGTCCACCAAGGATCATCTTGGAAAGGGGGTTGTAGGGGAAAGTGGCGATGAGGCATTGGATGAGGAGGCTGGAGGAAGTAAAGAAGTACAGGTTAAGGTACTTGTGAAACGTGGGAGCAAGCAGCAAACGAAGCATATGTATATTCCACGGGATAGCTCTCTCGTGCAGAGCACAAAACAGAAAGAAGCTGCTGAGCTTGAGGAGAAACAAGATATCAAGAGGCTGGTTTTAGAGTACAATGATAGGGAAGAGGAGGAGAATAATGGAATGGGGACCCAAACAGTGAACCGGATGCCAAGTGGAAGTGGCAGAGTAGGTATCCGTGGCACTTTGTGGGAAGCAACCGGTGGGAGGATTACTGGATCACGTCAACGATATCATCATCATTCAGGTAGCGGAAGTTATCATGGTAGAAGAAAGTGA
- the LOC119989042 gene encoding regulator of nonsense transcripts UPF2-like isoform X1, producing MDHHEDGEHHNKQDAEETAARNEEIRKSVEAKMDLRQRNLNPERPDTGFLRTLDSSIKRNTAVIKKLKQINEEQREALMEDLRGVNLSKFVSEAVTAVCDAKLKTSDIQAAVQVCSMLHQRYKDFSPCLIQGLLKVFIPGKSGDDLDSDRNMKAMKKRSTLKLLLELYFVGIVEDCGVFVNIIKDLTSIELLKDRETTQTNLTLLASFARQGRIFLGLPISGQEGYEEFFKGLNITADQKRIFRKAFQMYYDSAVELLQSEHASLRQMEHENSKILNAKGDLSDENASSYEKLRKSYDHLYHNISSLAEALDVQPPVMPDDGHTTRVTTGEDASSPAAGKDSPVLEAVWDDDDTRAFYECLPDLRAFVPAVLLGEVEPKVTEQSMKPQEQLAELAPEPEEPLVVVGTAETPSDSAALQEGKSLDKGKNKENGEKNADKEKGKEKDADRKGESEKEKLKVIEGTNLDVLLQRLPGCVSRDLIDQLTVDFCYLNSKSNRKKLVRALFNVPRTSLELLPYYSRMVATLSTCMKDVSSMLLQMLEEEFNFLINKKDQMNIETKIRNIRFIGELSKFRIASTALVFSCLKACLDDFTHHNIDVACNLLETCGRFLYRSPETTIRMANMLEILMRLKNVKNLDPRHSTLVENSYYLCKPPERSARVSKVRPPLHQYIRKLLFLDLDKSSIEHVLRQLRKLPWSECGSYLLKCFMKVHKGKYGQIHLIASLTAGLSHYHDEFAVAVVDEVLEEIRNGLELNDYGTQQRRLAHMRFLGELYNYEHVDSSVIFDTLHLILVFGHDATEKDVLDPPEDCFRIRMVITLLETCGHYFDRGSSKRKLDRFLVHFQKYVLSKGALPLDVEFDLQDLFAELRPNMARYSSVEEVGAAIVELEELGCTSLTERVNSDTEKPSSRSTSDAISISTRGITNGNEANGGVHEDIGDTETDSGSDTIDQDGHDEGELEEENHDGGSDSEEDDDDGGGPASGEDDEVCVRQKVSEPDPEEVASFEQELRAVVQESMEQRKLELRGRPALNMVIPINVFEGSTKDHLGKGVVGESGDEALDEEAGGSKEVQVKVLVKRGSKQQTKHMYIPRDSSLVQSTKQKEAAELEEKQDIKRLVLEYNDREEEENNGMGTQTVNRMPSGSGRVGIRGTLWEATGGRITGSRQRYHHHSGSGSYHGRRK from the exons ACACTGGATTCCTTAGGACATTGGATTCCAGCATTAAACGCAATACGGCAGTAATAAAGAAGCTAAAGCAGATAAATGAAGAGCAGCGGGAAGCTCTGATGGAGGATCTACGAGGTGTCAACTTAAGCAAATTTGTCAGTGAAGCTGTTACAGCTGTTTGTGATGCAAAACTTAAAACTTCAGACATACAAGCAGCAGTGCAG GTCTGTTCTATGCTTCATCAAAGGTACAAAGATTTCTCACCATGCCTAATTCAAGGGCTTCTAAAAGTTTTCATACCTGGAAAATCTGGGGATGACTTGGATTCAGACAGAAACATGAAAGCCATGAAGAAGCGCAGCACCCTAAAACTTCTTTTGGAACTTTACTTTGTTGGGATTGTTGAGGACTGTGGAGTATTTGTCAATATTATTAAAGATCTTACCAGTATAGAACTCTTAAAGGATCGGGAAACTACTCAAACCAATCTGACGCtccttgctagttttgctcgACAAGGGAGGATTTTTCTAGGACTTCCAATCTCTGGACAGGAAGGTTATGAAGAG TTTTTCAAGGGCCTTAACATCACAGCAGATCAGAAGAGAATCTTTCGGAAGGCATTTCAAATGTATTATGATTCTGCTGTGGAGCTTCTTCAGTCTGAACATGCT TCACTTCGCCAAATGGAGCAtgaaaattcaaagattttaaaTGCCAAGGGGGACCTTAGTGATGAAAATGCCTCTTCATATGAAAAGCTGAGAAAATCTTATGACCATCTTTATCATAACATTTCATC CTTAGCAGAAGCACTGGACGTGCAACCTCCAGTGATGCCAGATGATGGTCACACTACTAGGGTTACTACTGGAGAGGATGCTTCGTCACCTGCTGCTGGGAAAGATTCTCCTGTTCTTGAAGCTGTGTGGGATGATGACGATACTAGGGCTTTCTATGAATGCCTTCCTGATCTCAG AGCTTTTGTTCCTGCTGTTTTGTTGGGAGAAGTGGAGCCCAAAGTTACTGAGCAGTCCATGAAGCCACAAGAGCAGCTGGCT gAACTGGCACCTGAACCAGAGGAACCTCTGGTAGTAGTGGGTACTGCAGAGACTCCGTCGGACTCTGCTGCTTTGCAGGAGGGTAAAAGCTTAGACAAAGGAAAGAATAAGGAAAATGGAGAGAAAAATGCAGACAAAGAGAAAGGCAAGGAAAAAGATGCAGACAGGAAAGGAGAAAGTGAAAAGGAGAAGCTCAAAGTCATAGAAGGAACAAATTTGGACGTGCTACTGCAGAGACTCCCGGGTTGTGTTAGCCGTGACCTAATCGATCAATTGACA GTAGACTTTTGTTACTTAAATTCGAAGTCAAATCGTAAAAAACTTGTGAGGGCATTGTTTAATGTTCCCAGGACATCTCTGGAATTACTGCCATACTACTCACGGATGGTTGCCACATTGTCAACTTGTATGAAGGATGTTTCTTCCATGCTCTTACAGATGTTGGAAGAGGAGTTTAACTtcttaataaataaaaag GATCAAATGAATATCGAAACAAAGATTAGGAACATCAGGTTTATTGGGGAACTCAGCAAGTTCAGAATTGCATCAACAGCCCTTGTTTTCAGTTGTTTGAAG GCTTGTTTGGATGATTTCACACATCATAACATTGATGTTGCTTGTAATCTACTCGAGACTTGTGGCCGTTTTCTTTATCGTTCTCCTGAAACTACAATACGCATGGCTAATATGCTAGAGATATTAATGCGcttaaaaaatgtcaaaaacctGGATCCTCGGCATAGTACCCTTGTAGAAAATTCCTACTACCTCTGCAAACCGCCTGAAAGATCTGCACGAGTTTCCAAAGTCCGCCCTCCATTGCATCAG TATATCAGAAAATTGCTGTTCTTGGATCTAGACAAGTCTTCTATTGAGCATGTGCTGAGACAACTTCGTAAATTACCCTGGAGTGAATGTGGGTCATACCTTTTAAAATGCTTTATGAAGGTTCACAAAGGCAAGTATGGTCAAATTCATTTGATTGCATCTCTCACTGCTGGTTTGAGCCACTATCATGACGAGTTTGCAGTAGCAGTGGTTGACGAG GTTTTGGAAGAGATTAGAAATGGACTGGAATTGAATGATTATGGGACGCAGCAGAGGAGACTTGCTCATATGCGATTTTTGGGGGAGCTATACAACTATGAGCATGTGGATTCATCAGTTATTTTTGATACGCTTCACTTGATTCTCGTCTTTGGTCATGACGCCACTGAG AAAGACGTACTGGATCCACCTGAAGATTGTTTCCGCATCAGGATGGTGATCACACTCCTTGAGACATGTGGGCATTACTTTGACCGAGGCTCTTCGAAGAGGAAACTTGATCGGTTCTTAGTACATTTTCAGAAATATGTTCTAAGCAAAGGAGCATTACCGCTAGATGTTGAATTTGACTTGCAG GACTTGTTTGCGGAGCTACGGCCTAACATGGCTCGATACTCGTCTGTTGAAGAAGTTGGTGCTGCTATTGTAGAACTTGAGGAGCTTGGGTGCACATCCTTGACTGAAAGGGTCAACAGTGACACTGAAAAACCTTCAAGCAGGAGTACTAGTGATGCTATCTCCATAAGTACAAGGGGCATTACGAATGGTAATGAGGCAAATGGTGGAGTGCATGAAGATATTGGTGACACAGAGACTGATTCGGGGAGTGACACCATTGACCAGGATGGGCATGACGAAGGAGAATTGGAGGAAGAGAATCATGATGGTGGAAGTGACTCggaggaagatgatgatgatggaggTGGACCTGCTTCCGGTGAGGACGATGAAGTCTGTGTCAGACAGAAGGTTTCAGAGCCAGACCCTGAGGAGGTGGCTAGTTTCGAACAGGAGCTGAGGGCTGTAGTGCAG GAAAGCATGGAACAACGTAAACTAGAGCTCCGGGGCCGACCGGCATTAAATATGGTGATACCAATAAACGTATTTGAGGGGTCCACCAAGGATCATCTTGGAAAGGGGGTTGTAGGGGAAAGTGGCGATGAGGCATTGGATGAGGAGGCTGGAGGAAGTAAAGAAGTACAGGTTAAGGTACTTGTGAAACGTGGGAGCAAGCAGCAAACGAAGCATATGTATATTCCACGGGATAGCTCTCTCGTGCAGAGCACAAAACAGAAAGAAGCTGCTGAGCTTGAGGAGAAACAAGATATCAAGAGGCTGGTTTTAGAGTACAATGATAGGGAAGAGGAGGAGAATAATGGAATGGGGACCCAAACAGTGAACCGGATGCCAAGTGGAAGTGGCAGAGTAGGTATCCGTGGCACTTTGTGGGAAGCAACCGGTGGGAGGATTACTGGATCACGTCAACGATATCATCATCATTCAGGTAGCGGAAGTTATCATGGTAGAAGAAAGTGA
- the LOC119989042 gene encoding regulator of nonsense transcripts UPF2-like isoform X2 gives MDLRQRNLNPERPDTGFLRTLDSSIKRNTAVIKKLKQINEEQREALMEDLRGVNLSKFVSEAVTAVCDAKLKTSDIQAAVQVCSMLHQRYKDFSPCLIQGLLKVFIPGKSGDDLDSDRNMKAMKKRSTLKLLLELYFVGIVEDCGVFVNIIKDLTSIELLKDRETTQTNLTLLASFARQGRIFLGLPISGQEGYEEFFKGLNITADQKRIFRKAFQMYYDSAVELLQSEHASLRQMEHENSKILNAKGDLSDENASSYEKLRKSYDHLYHNISSLAEALDVQPPVMPDDGHTTRVTTGEDASSPAAGKDSPVLEAVWDDDDTRAFYECLPDLRAFVPAVLLGEVEPKVTEQSMKPQEQLAELAPEPEEPLVVVGTAETPSDSAALQEGKSLDKGKNKENGEKNADKEKGKEKDADRKGESEKEKLKVIEGTNLDVLLQRLPGCVSRDLIDQLTVDFCYLNSKSNRKKLVRALFNVPRTSLELLPYYSRMVATLSTCMKDVSSMLLQMLEEEFNFLINKKDQMNIETKIRNIRFIGELSKFRIASTALVFSCLKACLDDFTHHNIDVACNLLETCGRFLYRSPETTIRMANMLEILMRLKNVKNLDPRHSTLVENSYYLCKPPERSARVSKVRPPLHQYIRKLLFLDLDKSSIEHVLRQLRKLPWSECGSYLLKCFMKVHKGKYGQIHLIASLTAGLSHYHDEFAVAVVDEVLEEIRNGLELNDYGTQQRRLAHMRFLGELYNYEHVDSSVIFDTLHLILVFGHDATEKDVLDPPEDCFRIRMVITLLETCGHYFDRGSSKRKLDRFLVHFQKYVLSKGALPLDVEFDLQDLFAELRPNMARYSSVEEVGAAIVELEELGCTSLTERVNSDTEKPSSRSTSDAISISTRGITNGNEANGGVHEDIGDTETDSGSDTIDQDGHDEGELEEENHDGGSDSEEDDDDGGGPASGEDDEVCVRQKVSEPDPEEVASFEQELRAVVQESMEQRKLELRGRPALNMVIPINVFEGSTKDHLGKGVVGESGDEALDEEAGGSKEVQVKVLVKRGSKQQTKHMYIPRDSSLVQSTKQKEAAELEEKQDIKRLVLEYNDREEEENNGMGTQTVNRMPSGSGRVGIRGTLWEATGGRITGSRQRYHHHSGSGSYHGRRK, from the exons ACACTGGATTCCTTAGGACATTGGATTCCAGCATTAAACGCAATACGGCAGTAATAAAGAAGCTAAAGCAGATAAATGAAGAGCAGCGGGAAGCTCTGATGGAGGATCTACGAGGTGTCAACTTAAGCAAATTTGTCAGTGAAGCTGTTACAGCTGTTTGTGATGCAAAACTTAAAACTTCAGACATACAAGCAGCAGTGCAG GTCTGTTCTATGCTTCATCAAAGGTACAAAGATTTCTCACCATGCCTAATTCAAGGGCTTCTAAAAGTTTTCATACCTGGAAAATCTGGGGATGACTTGGATTCAGACAGAAACATGAAAGCCATGAAGAAGCGCAGCACCCTAAAACTTCTTTTGGAACTTTACTTTGTTGGGATTGTTGAGGACTGTGGAGTATTTGTCAATATTATTAAAGATCTTACCAGTATAGAACTCTTAAAGGATCGGGAAACTACTCAAACCAATCTGACGCtccttgctagttttgctcgACAAGGGAGGATTTTTCTAGGACTTCCAATCTCTGGACAGGAAGGTTATGAAGAG TTTTTCAAGGGCCTTAACATCACAGCAGATCAGAAGAGAATCTTTCGGAAGGCATTTCAAATGTATTATGATTCTGCTGTGGAGCTTCTTCAGTCTGAACATGCT TCACTTCGCCAAATGGAGCAtgaaaattcaaagattttaaaTGCCAAGGGGGACCTTAGTGATGAAAATGCCTCTTCATATGAAAAGCTGAGAAAATCTTATGACCATCTTTATCATAACATTTCATC CTTAGCAGAAGCACTGGACGTGCAACCTCCAGTGATGCCAGATGATGGTCACACTACTAGGGTTACTACTGGAGAGGATGCTTCGTCACCTGCTGCTGGGAAAGATTCTCCTGTTCTTGAAGCTGTGTGGGATGATGACGATACTAGGGCTTTCTATGAATGCCTTCCTGATCTCAG AGCTTTTGTTCCTGCTGTTTTGTTGGGAGAAGTGGAGCCCAAAGTTACTGAGCAGTCCATGAAGCCACAAGAGCAGCTGGCT gAACTGGCACCTGAACCAGAGGAACCTCTGGTAGTAGTGGGTACTGCAGAGACTCCGTCGGACTCTGCTGCTTTGCAGGAGGGTAAAAGCTTAGACAAAGGAAAGAATAAGGAAAATGGAGAGAAAAATGCAGACAAAGAGAAAGGCAAGGAAAAAGATGCAGACAGGAAAGGAGAAAGTGAAAAGGAGAAGCTCAAAGTCATAGAAGGAACAAATTTGGACGTGCTACTGCAGAGACTCCCGGGTTGTGTTAGCCGTGACCTAATCGATCAATTGACA GTAGACTTTTGTTACTTAAATTCGAAGTCAAATCGTAAAAAACTTGTGAGGGCATTGTTTAATGTTCCCAGGACATCTCTGGAATTACTGCCATACTACTCACGGATGGTTGCCACATTGTCAACTTGTATGAAGGATGTTTCTTCCATGCTCTTACAGATGTTGGAAGAGGAGTTTAACTtcttaataaataaaaag GATCAAATGAATATCGAAACAAAGATTAGGAACATCAGGTTTATTGGGGAACTCAGCAAGTTCAGAATTGCATCAACAGCCCTTGTTTTCAGTTGTTTGAAG GCTTGTTTGGATGATTTCACACATCATAACATTGATGTTGCTTGTAATCTACTCGAGACTTGTGGCCGTTTTCTTTATCGTTCTCCTGAAACTACAATACGCATGGCTAATATGCTAGAGATATTAATGCGcttaaaaaatgtcaaaaacctGGATCCTCGGCATAGTACCCTTGTAGAAAATTCCTACTACCTCTGCAAACCGCCTGAAAGATCTGCACGAGTTTCCAAAGTCCGCCCTCCATTGCATCAG TATATCAGAAAATTGCTGTTCTTGGATCTAGACAAGTCTTCTATTGAGCATGTGCTGAGACAACTTCGTAAATTACCCTGGAGTGAATGTGGGTCATACCTTTTAAAATGCTTTATGAAGGTTCACAAAGGCAAGTATGGTCAAATTCATTTGATTGCATCTCTCACTGCTGGTTTGAGCCACTATCATGACGAGTTTGCAGTAGCAGTGGTTGACGAG GTTTTGGAAGAGATTAGAAATGGACTGGAATTGAATGATTATGGGACGCAGCAGAGGAGACTTGCTCATATGCGATTTTTGGGGGAGCTATACAACTATGAGCATGTGGATTCATCAGTTATTTTTGATACGCTTCACTTGATTCTCGTCTTTGGTCATGACGCCACTGAG AAAGACGTACTGGATCCACCTGAAGATTGTTTCCGCATCAGGATGGTGATCACACTCCTTGAGACATGTGGGCATTACTTTGACCGAGGCTCTTCGAAGAGGAAACTTGATCGGTTCTTAGTACATTTTCAGAAATATGTTCTAAGCAAAGGAGCATTACCGCTAGATGTTGAATTTGACTTGCAG GACTTGTTTGCGGAGCTACGGCCTAACATGGCTCGATACTCGTCTGTTGAAGAAGTTGGTGCTGCTATTGTAGAACTTGAGGAGCTTGGGTGCACATCCTTGACTGAAAGGGTCAACAGTGACACTGAAAAACCTTCAAGCAGGAGTACTAGTGATGCTATCTCCATAAGTACAAGGGGCATTACGAATGGTAATGAGGCAAATGGTGGAGTGCATGAAGATATTGGTGACACAGAGACTGATTCGGGGAGTGACACCATTGACCAGGATGGGCATGACGAAGGAGAATTGGAGGAAGAGAATCATGATGGTGGAAGTGACTCggaggaagatgatgatgatggaggTGGACCTGCTTCCGGTGAGGACGATGAAGTCTGTGTCAGACAGAAGGTTTCAGAGCCAGACCCTGAGGAGGTGGCTAGTTTCGAACAGGAGCTGAGGGCTGTAGTGCAG GAAAGCATGGAACAACGTAAACTAGAGCTCCGGGGCCGACCGGCATTAAATATGGTGATACCAATAAACGTATTTGAGGGGTCCACCAAGGATCATCTTGGAAAGGGGGTTGTAGGGGAAAGTGGCGATGAGGCATTGGATGAGGAGGCTGGAGGAAGTAAAGAAGTACAGGTTAAGGTACTTGTGAAACGTGGGAGCAAGCAGCAAACGAAGCATATGTATATTCCACGGGATAGCTCTCTCGTGCAGAGCACAAAACAGAAAGAAGCTGCTGAGCTTGAGGAGAAACAAGATATCAAGAGGCTGGTTTTAGAGTACAATGATAGGGAAGAGGAGGAGAATAATGGAATGGGGACCCAAACAGTGAACCGGATGCCAAGTGGAAGTGGCAGAGTAGGTATCCGTGGCACTTTGTGGGAAGCAACCGGTGGGAGGATTACTGGATCACGTCAACGATATCATCATCATTCAGGTAGCGGAAGTTATCATGGTAGAAGAAAGTGA